The sequence below is a genomic window from Corynebacterium afermentans subsp. afermentans.
TATATTGTGAGAGTTTTTCCCTAGCGGGGAGGAATTTCCAGGCGCGCACTCTTAAAGCTCAAATAGCTTCAAAACCTGGGGATTCGGGTGCTCCTGTCTATAATTCTTCAGGGGAATTGGTAGCCCTTATTGAAGGCGGCAATGGTAAGGGTGATACTACTATTACGCCAATTTCCTTTCTGGAGAGAAAAGGTCTTGAAGACTATCCGGCTAGTGATTGTAAAATGAATAAATAAATGTATCAATTTATTCTCTAGTCGATAACTTCGTTTTTGTTGATTCGTTGCGACTACTACACAAAAGGAGATGCGGACGACATCCCCAGGATTTCGTCCGCATCTCCTTTCACTGGCCATCGAGACCAAAGCGGATGACGATAAGCAGCGGCGTCCGCTGTACGAGGCCTTGTTCACGTCGGGGAAGTTAGATCTAGATCTTTCGTACAACTCCGAAGACCCGAAAATGAGCATCGGGGAGTGGTTGAGGATGAACACCGACCGCCGTCTCGACCAGCACTACGTTCTCGACGAGTTTTTGAAAGGCTATTGAGGAGGCCAACTATGTCAAGCAGCCCGCTGTATGTCGCCCGAAATGGCACCCACGAAGAGTTTTTGGAGGTCTATGACCCGGATGAGCATGGTGCCACCGAGATGCTTCTCGCTGGTCTGATCAATCGTGATCCGGACGCACGGGCCAGGATCAGCAACGACATGCTGGACCGGGGTGCGGACCCGACTGTGGTGGATCACGGGCAGAACACGTTGACGCTGTTGTTGAGTCACGATGATCTCGGTGAGGGCGATGCGGCACTTGTGCAGCGGCTTGTCGACGGCGGCGCCGACGTGGACTTCCGCGAAAGCCACGGCGATGTGCCGATCAAGCTCGCGGTGAAGACCGGCGCCGAAAGCGACGAGCAACGCCGACCCATTTACGAGGCGCTATTCGGCAAGAACGTGGATTTGGATGAGCCGTCGAGTGTGCGCAACCCCAAAAACACAATTGGCCGGTGGCTGCGCATGTGCGTGGACCGCCAGCCGGAAGACCTCAAAGTTTTGGACGAGTTTCTCACCGCCCGCGGCTTCTAGGCCCAGAAGTCGGACGCGTTCAGGCCGAAGCGGTACAGGCAGCGGCGCAGCAGCGGCATGGACAGGCCGATCACGCTGGTGGGGTCGCCGTCGATGGAGTCGATGAACCAGCTGCCCAGCGCCTCCAGGGTGAATGCGCCGGCGCACTCGAGCGGTTGGCCCGATTCGGCATAGGCCTGGATGTCGGCGTCGGAGACGTCGCCGAAGCGGATAGTGGTGGCAACGGTGTCCACCACCCATTCGCCACCGAACCAGACCGCGTGGCCCGTGAGCAGCTGCGCAACCTTGCCGCGCTGCGCTTTCCAGCGCTCGACGGTCGCCTCCACGGTGTGGGGTTTGCCCAGAAGCTCGCCGTCGAGCAGCAGCATGGAGTCGCAGCCGACCACCACGTCGTCGGGGAATTCGGCGATTGCCGTCTCAGCTTTGGCGCGGGCGAGCGTGGAAACGGTGGTGGCCGCATCGACGCCGTGAAGCGATGCGATCACTGCGTCCTCGTCGATGTGCGCCGGACGCAGCACCGGGGTAACCCCGCCTTGCTCGAGCAGCATGCGCCGCGACGGCGACTGCGACGCCAACACCAGCCGCATTAGAAGTACGCCGCAGAGGCGAAGGCGTGCGGGTTGAACGCGGCGGCGGGGTGCGATGCGCCCCAGCCGTTCGCGTCCGGCTGCACCCCGGCCAGCTTGCGCTCGCGCTGCAGCTGCTCAAGCACCTGCGACAGCGCGGCGAGCTCTGCCTCGGTGGGGTTGCCCTTGAGTACCTGAATGTCCACGTCAGCCTCCTTTTCGTGGTTAGAGCGGGATGTTGCCGTGCTTCTTCTGCGCCGGGTAGGCCACCTTGCGCTCCAGCAGGCGCAGGCCCTCCAGCACGCGGGCGCGGGTGGCGGACGGCTCGATCACCGCGTCGACTAGGCCGCGCTCGGTGGCCACGTACGGGTTGAGGTTCTCCTCGGCGTACTGCTCGGCGTCGGTGCCGATGGCTTCGGCGGCGGTGGGGGCGTCTGCAAGCGCGATCTGGGCGGTCGGCCACGCGAACACTAGGTCCGCGCCCAAACCCTTGGAGCCCAGCAGTGCATAGGAGGGGCCGAACGCCTTGCGGGTGACCACGGTGATCGTGCCCACCTGGGCTTCGGCGAACGCGTAGGCGAGAGCAGCCGCGGCGGCAGAGGAGCCTGCGCGCTCCTCCTCGACGGCCGGCAGGAAGCCCGGCGAGTCCACGAACTGCACGATCGGCAGGTTGAACGCGTCGCAGGTGCGGATGAAGCGCGCGGCCTTGCGTGCGGCGTCGCGGGTCAGGCAGCCGGCGAGCACGCTCGGCTGCGTAGCTGCGACACCAACGGCGCGCCCGCCGACATGCGCGAACCCGGTGACCACGGAGCCCGCGAAGCCCGCGGAAAGCTCGAAGAAGTCCCCGTCGGTGACGGCGTTGACCACGTCGGCGACGTCGTAGGGCTGGTTGTCGTCGTCCGGGATGAAGGTGTCCAAATCTTCGCCGGAGCCAAAACCTTCCGCACCCAGCGGGGAGGCGGCTTTGTTGTTCAGCGGCAGGTAGCCCACCACCGCACGCGCGAGCTCCACGGCCTCCACGTCGGTGGCGGCGGTCAGCTGCGCCAGGCCGGTCTCCGCGGCGTGGACGGCGCTGCCGCCGAGCTCCTCGGCAGTGGTTTCGGTCTCGGTCACCTTGCTCACGATGTCGGCGGTGGTCACGTGCATCGCCGCGCCCTCGGCCATGACGGTGATGTCCGCCAGCGGCACGGTCGCCGCGGTCAGTGCCGCCGCGTCGCCGGCCACGACTGCGATCTGTGGGATCAGCCCGGAGGCGCGGGTGGCGGCGCGCAGGATCTGCGCCTGCATGTGCGCGGTGACAATGCCCTCCTTCCAGCGCGGGCCGGTCGAGTCGTAGATGCCGATCAGGGGCACGCCGGTCTTGGTGGCCAGGTCGTAGATCTTGAGCATCTTCTCGGCGTAGACTTCGCCGATCTGCCCGTCGAAGACGGTGGGGTCTTGGGAGAAGACGCAGACGCGGCGGCCGTCGATAAGCCCGTAGCCCGTGACCACGCCGTCGGTGGAGGGCTTGGACTTGTCCATCTTGTACGCCTCGACGCGGTGCTTGGCTAGGGCGTCGGTTTCCACGAACGTGCCTTCGTCCACAAGTTTGAGCACGCGCTCGCGGGCGGTGGCGGCCCCGGCTGCGTGCACTGCGTCGATCGCGTCCTGACCGACCGGGGCCTGCGCCTCATCCAGGCGGTTGCGCAGATTCTGGATGCGGCCCGCGGTGGTGGTCATGTCGGGTTTGGATGAACTCATAACGCCTCAGTCTAGATTCCTTATGTGCCGCAATGCTTATCGACGGCTCCGCCGCCCGCGTTTCAGGCCCCAGCGCACGCCACTAGAGTCCCTCCCGATCGTGGGTGAGCACCTGGGTTGCCAGCCCGCCGTTCTTGCCGTCCACGAAGATCAGCTCCAGACGCGACACCGGGACACCGAGCGCCTCGCTGAGCGTGCGGGCGTACAGCTCCAGCTGCATAAAGTAACTGGTCATGCGCTCCTTGGTGGCGTACGCGTCCGTCTTGTAGTCCGCGATGACCCAGCTATCGCCGTCCTTGTACAGCAGGTCGATGTAGCCGTTGACCGCGATGTCGGGCGCTTTGTCGGTGAGGGGGATCCCGCGAAGGACTGGCAGCTCGAAGTGGGCTTGGTCTGCAGCGACTGCAGCCTTGTACGGCGCCGAGTCCGCGAACGCACGGGCGGTGGCGAGCACGTCCGCGTAGGCCTCGTCTTTGAGGTTGAACTGCTCCACGGCAAGGCGGGCGAGCTCTTCGATCGTGCGCTCGCCGGCGTTGGGCAGGCGCTCCATGACCTCGTGCACCGCCGAGCCGAAGTCGGTGCCGGTGGTGTCGCGGGTGACGTTGGCGTTGACGTCGCGGGCTGCGGCGGGCACGGTCCAGCCCGCTTCCTCGAACTGAGCGCGCACTGCCTCGCCGGTGCGGGACTGCGGGGTCGGCAGTTCATTCTTCGCGGCGTGGGTGCGTGCCGAGGTGTCCTCCGGGCTCTGGTTTTTCTGGGCGCGCTCGGCCTGCTGGTCTGTGGCGTGGGCGATAGTGGTGACACCGACGCGTGGGGCGGTGCCCGCGGCCGTGGAGAGAAGCTTCTGCGCCTGCTCGTGCGCCTTTTCGCGTCCCGCGAGCTCGGCGTATTCGGGGCGTGCCGGTGCCGGTAGCACCACATTGTCAAAGTTCCCAAGAGATTCGCGGCTGACCAAGGTGATGCCCGCAGCCGCCAGGGCATCGGCGGTGCCGTTGCCCTGCGCTTTATCGAGAACCTCCTGCATCGCCTCCATCAACGCGGTGCCCTTGGTCTTGCGCCAACTGCCGTTGGAGGTTTTGCCCACGTGCAGCGGGACGGCAAGCACCGACTCGGCGCGGGTGAGCGCGACGTACATGAGGCGTTTGAGCTCGTCGCTGTCCGCTTGGGCCTCGTAGTCTTTCAGCGGCTTGTAGCCGGGGCTTTGGATGTTGCTGATCTGCAGCTTGGCCACGCCCTTGCCGTCTTTGGAAAAGCCCTGCGCGAGGCTGGGCGTTCTGTAGTCCTGGCTGAGGTTAGCCACGATCACCATGGGAAACTCCAGGCCCTTGGAGCGATGGATCGTCATAATCCTCACCCCGTCCGCGTTATTATCCAGCACTGGGTCGGCTGCGCCGTTGTTGATTTCAGACTGCTCATCGGCCCATCGGACGAACTCGCGCAGGCCTAAACCGGTCACGCGCGCGAACTGGTCGGCGAGTGTGAGCAGTTGCTCCAGGCTGCCCAGCGCATCTTCTTTACCTTGCGCGATGTAGCTGTCGGCCAGGTTGAACTCAGCTGCGATCGAGCGCACGAGTGTGCCCACGTCCGTCGCGCCTTCCGACGCCCGCTTTTTCCTTAACCACTCACGCTTGCTTGCCACCTGGTCCGAGATCGGTTCGCCCTTCGCGTCGGCGGCCAGTTCCGCATCGGAGCACCCAAGCAGCGCGGTGCGCAACGCAGCGATTTGTGTGAACGCATCCGCAGGATCGCTGATGGCGCGCAGGACGGTGAGCAGATCGTTGATTTCCGGCACGAGGAACAGGCGGGTGGAACCTTCTGAGACGTACGGGATGTCTGCCCGCTTCAACGCGCGCTGGATGCGGCGGGAATCCGCGTGGGTGTGCACAAGAATCGCGATGTCGGAGTACGTCAGCGGGCGTGCCACCGCGGTGCCGTCGCCGTCTGTTTCTTCCACCAGCTTGTGGGAGAAGTATTCGCCGCCGGCGTTGCTCACGGCCGCGCGGACAATGGCGACGATGTCCTCTTCTTCCGCGGTCTTGCGGTCCGCGGCCGCGCTTGAGGCGGCGGCCTCCTCAGAGTGGACGAACACGACTTTGCCGGGCAGTGTCGCCGTCGTGCCGTCGGAAAGCTGCGCGGTTTTCGCCTTTTGGGGCAGCATGTCCTCGTAGGAGGCTTGCGTGGGTGCGCCCGGCGTTGGGTCTACTTCGGAGAACACTTTGGCAAACAACGCGTTGATTGCGCCGACGACGCGCTCGGAGGAGCGGAAATTCTGGGTGAGGTTCACCAGCACGCCCTCGCCAGAGCCGTCTTGCTTGTACGTGTCCTTCACTGCGTTGTAGTTGTCGATATCCGCGTTGCGGAACCGGTAGATGGATTGCTTCGGATCGCCGACCATGAACAGGCTGCCGGGCACCGGAGATGCGTGAAGACGTCCCGCTGCGATGACGCGGACAATCTCGTACTGCACGGGGTCCGTGTCCTGGAACTCGTCGACGAAAATGACCCGGTAGGTGTTGTGCAGCTCCTCACGGATCCGGTCGTTTTCGGGGGCGGTGACCAGCTGCTTGGCCAGGAAAATCATGTCGTGGTACTCGAGCGTTCCCCGCTTGAGGCGGGCGTCTTTCGCGTCGAGCACCAGCGCAGCGAGCAGCGGGGTGATGTGCGTGATGGCCTCAATCAAGCCCGGTTTTCCGCGGTTATCGAACTTGGTGTGCACATTTTCTAGCGCGGCAGCTGCGGTGTTTTTGGGATTGTCGTGGTCAACCTCGATACCGCGGTTTTCTAGCTCGTCGGCAAAAGATTGGGAGACGTCCATCTTGGCCCAAGCATTTTTAGCCCCAGACTGCCCGGGGCGGCTCAGCTTCGGCTTCCACAGCACGCGTTCAACCTCGCTCGCCTCGCCGTCGGCGTATGGCTGGATCTCCTCGAGGTATTCATCCAACTTGGCGCGCAGTTTGTCGCTGGCAGGGATGCTTGCGGCCGCGGCATCGAGTGCGCGCAAAAATTCGAATTCTTCGCGCACCAGCTTGGCGTCGTCGCCCGCGGTCCAACGCGGCTCTTGAAGCGTGGGGCCGAGGTCGCCCCAGTGCTCGTCCATCCACCGGGCCACATCGCCCAGCGCGGACATCCTTACACCCTCGCCGATGAGGGTTTCGAGGTCTTTCGTGATCGCCTCTGGGTCAATGTCGAGGCCGAACTTGTCTTTGAGGCGGCGCACCGTATCGACGGCCTCCGGTTCCCCCGTGACCAGCTGCGTCAACGTCTCCAGCACATGATCCACGCGCAGGCTGGCATCCATCTGCTGGCGAAGCTCGTCGACCTTGTCCACCTTCGGCGGAAGGCCTGCCTGCAGCGGGTACTGCTTGAGCAAACGCAGGCAAAACGAGTGCAGCGTGCCAATCGCGGCACCGGGTAGCCCTTCGAGCGCGGCCTGGGCGCGGCGTTTCACCTCCGTGTCATCAGTGACCTTTCGGAAGATGGTCTCCGTGCCGGGAAACGGGGTGTGCTTCGCTTCCCGCGCTACTTGGGTCAGCGCCGCCCGCAGGTCCGAGACGAGCTTGCCGCCCGCTGCCTCGGTAAAGGTGATCGCGGCGAACTGATCGATTGTCAGCCCGTCGTCGATGATGAGGGTGAGGATGCGCTGGATCAGCGTGGTGGTCTTGCCCGAGCCCGCGCCGGCTTGCACAAACACGTTGGTGTCGGTGGTCCACTGAATGAAGTCGCGGCCGTTGATGTCGGTTTGCAAGCTGTCGCCTGCATCGATGTCAGCGGCGGTGAGGTACGTCTGTTGTGTGGTCATTTTGGTGTCCTCGCTTAAGCCTCGGGTGCGAACTCTGCGGTGATGTCCAGCGGGGTCAGCCCCTGCTCATTTAGTGCTTCGGTTACCGCGGTGTACTGCGCGCTGCCGATGCGCAGCTGCTGGTCGTTGCCCCACTGAGTAGGTTGCAGCGGACGCGGCGGGAAGATGCCGGCGGCGATGTATTGGTAAATGTTGGCCAGGTTCGTCGTTAGCGTCGCGATTGCCTCGTCGTCAATGGTGATGTCCAGTTGGCCGTTTTTGTCCTCCGGCGCCTGGAAGTACCAATACCGCGAATGCACTTGCCGCACCGGCGGTGCGGATGCGATGGCCTCGGCGATCTCCGGGAACCAATCCAACGCGTCTGGGTTTTCCACGAAGCGGTGGTGCACCGCCCAGCCGTAGAGCGCAAGCTGAAAGTGGTGCTTTTCCGCTGGGTTGCCGGTGGGCGAGACCTTCAGCCTCTTTGCGACCTTGCTGTGCTGCTGGCCAGTCTTGTAGTCCGTGATGCGGATCTCGGTGTACGGTTCGGCGGATTCGTCTTCCGCGTCGGGCTGCACGATGCGGTAATCCACGCGGTCGATAACGCCCTGAAACGACATCGGGGCAGAGCTGCCTGCACCTGTGGGTACGTGGATGGTTGGCGCGGGTCTCTCCTCACCGTCGCGTTCGCTGCCGCCGAACGCCAGCTCACCGGCGATCGGACGCCATCCGGCCTGGAACTCGGCGCGCTCCTTGGCGTACCAGCGGTTGATGTCGTGCCACAAGCCGGTTTGCACGCCCTGCCACACGGCCTCGTTCACGCGCGCAGATTGGTGTTTCTTCAGCGTTTCTTCGACGATGCTGTCCAAGGCAACTCGGCCTTCGCCCGCCCACCAGGCTGGGGCGTACTCTGAGGGCGCGTCCGGGCCAAGCAGGACATCTTCGGTCCAACGCTCGAAAATCTCGTGGTACATCGTGCCTCGCTCGCGGGCATCCATGTCGAGGGTGCGTACGCGGTCTTCCAACACGTACTTTTCCAGCACACGTTGGATGAAGAAAAACTGCGGCGACTCGGTGAACAGCTCCAGTGCGGAGTTGGAGATCTGGCTGTTGAGAAACTCCAGGCCGATATCGCTGTCGGTGTAGCCGTTGAATTGCGCGCCCGGCTCGTCGCCGTGAGCGCCAGATTCGCGGTAGCCCATGATGTCGCGGTAGAGACTCACGTTTTCCTTCGGCAAACCGTGGGCGGTGCGGATAAGCGACAGGTCCGTGTCGCTCAGCGGAGCAATCTGGCCGGTGAGCAGCATTGTGCTCAGCTGGGGCATCGCCGCGATGCCGTCCTTTTCATTGCTGGTGGTCAGGGTCATGCCGCGCTCAAGTTCCTGTAACGAGACCCACTGTGACGGCTGGGTCCTGCCGGAGCCGTCCTGGTGCGAGCGCGGATGTGTGATCACCGCTGTTGCCGCGGAGCGCAGCGCTGCATCGAGGGCGCGGCGCCGGGAGGCGATGAAGGATTCGGCGGTGAGGCGCGATTGCCCCTCGGTGATGGTGGCGCTTGGGGTGATGGACCCCGGCAGCGCGTCGTCCAATGCGCCGACGATGAACGCGGTGTGAAGGTTGCGCCCCGCCAACGTTTCCGGCGCACCGATGCGCACCAGCCCGCGGGTGACGGCGGGTTGCGCCTTTTCAAATAGGGGCGCAAGCGCATCGACGGCGCGCTCACGGTCAATCGCACCTTGCTGGCGTTCCAGCGCGCGAAAGAATTCGTCTGCGTACACCGTTTCTTCCGCCCTGGGTGCACGCAGTCTGCGATCTACAACCTTGCGCAGCTGGCGTGCCAGCCCCCGCCAGCTATCAGCAGCCCATACTTCGCGCAGCTGCGACGCTAATGCGTTCACCCAGGCCACGACCTCGGTGGCCTGTTCGTGCAGGCCTCCCTCGGCGATCTCCTTGGGTTGCCAATCTTCACCGGCGTAGAACTGTTGCTTGGAGTTGCGGGTAACCGCATCGAAGGTGGAGATGCTGGGGGCAGGATCCTCCGCGTCCCGGTTCATCGCCCTGGTGGCCAATAATGCTGCCAGGTCGCGGCGGTTCATTTCCTCCGGGTCGATCCGCAGCAACAACGTCAGTGCTCTGAAATACGGGTTTTGCGCCCACACAGCAGTGGTGGGTGCGACGTAGGAGATGCCGGCCTCGTCGAAGGCACGCACGAGGTAGGGAAGTGCTGCCTCGTCGCAGTAGGCCACCGCCAGCTCATGCAGCTGGGCGCCGCCCTCGAGTGCTTTGACCACCGCATCGGCCACGTACTTCGCCTCATCTAACTCAGCCACAAACGAGCGGCGTTCCACTGCCCCGGCTGGCTCGCCGGCCTCCACAACCTGCGCGTCCGCGGCGATGCGCTCCAGTGACCACTCCGAAAGTGGATCGAGCGCGATGTCTCCCACGACGATGATCTTTTGCTCTGCAGCAGCCCGCGCGGCAGCGTCGACGGCCTCCGGATACGTGTAGACGCGCTCTTGCAGGGAAGTCAGAATGTCGCGGCCAATCTGCGATGCAATTTGCGGCAACTCGGAGCCGCCATGCTGGTCGCGCCATGTTGTGGGGAGGGTTGACAGCGTGTATACCGCGTCGGTGAGGCCCTCGAGGGTTGCAGCAGAATCGTTGAGCTTCAATTCATGGAACACCGATGGCACGGTTGCGTCGGGGCGCAGCGCGGCGGCGACTTCCGCGGCCACATCTGAGCGTTGCAACCTGGGTTTGTCCAGGCGGGCTGCGGCGTTGTGGATGAAGACATCCAGCGGCTGCACCTCGACGTTGACGAACGGGGTGCTCGACTGGGCGAGAGCGGCCGTGACATCGTCTGTCGCTCCGGGGCCGCACAGCACGGTGACGGGGGCGAGGGGGTCGGTACTTTTTGCGCTGCGGACAGCGGAAACGATGCGGTCGCTGAACTGGCGGCGGCGTTCGGGGAAACTCTGCGCGGAGGTCATGGCAATCAAGCTACTCCACAGCTGAGACACCGGCCCGGCAACAGTCGAACATACGTACTAAATGGAAAACTTGTTCGAATATGACTTTGTGTGGTTTTACACCATGAGGGCATTCAGCATTACACGCCTGTCTAGGCAGGGTTTGGGCGGGTGCTGATGTGGGAGGCTGTCATAGCTCGAGATTAGCGGCACATCCATCCAAAATCGTTTACATCCCCAGCTAGCCCGGCGCGTTCAACATCTGCTATTAAACCACGGACGATAACCCACAAATCGCGGAATCGTTATCCTTGTCAATATGAGTAAGAAGAATCTGAATCCTACTGGCCACACATCCGAAGAGCCGAGCAAAAAAGTGTTAAAGCAAGTGGCTGATGAACTCGGGATGTATGTGTACATGCTTGTTGATCCTCGTAACGGGTTGCCGTTCTACGTGGGCAAAGGACAAGGACTGAGGTTTACATATCACGGTTTCGAGGCTGACGCCGCATCTGAGAACGAAGCTGAAAAGAATGAGAAGATCAAG
It includes:
- a CDS encoding Maf family protein, giving the protein MRLVLASQSPSRRMLLEQGGVTPVLRPAHIDEDAVIASLHGVDAATTVSTLARAKAETAIAEFPDDVVVGCDSMLLLDGELLGKPHTVEATVERWKAQRGKVAQLLTGHAVWFGGEWVVDTVATTIRFGDVSDADIQAYAESGQPLECAGAFTLEALGSWFIDSIDGDPTSVIGLSMPLLRRCLYRFGLNASDFWA
- a CDS encoding acyl-CoA carboxylase subunit epsilon, with product MDIQVLKGNPTEAELAALSQVLEQLQRERKLAGVQPDANGWGASHPAAAFNPHAFASAAYF
- a CDS encoding acyl-CoA carboxylase subunit beta; this translates as MSSSKPDMTTTAGRIQNLRNRLDEAQAPVGQDAIDAVHAAGAATARERVLKLVDEGTFVETDALAKHRVEAYKMDKSKPSTDGVVTGYGLIDGRRVCVFSQDPTVFDGQIGEVYAEKMLKIYDLATKTGVPLIGIYDSTGPRWKEGIVTAHMQAQILRAATRASGLIPQIAVVAGDAAALTAATVPLADITVMAEGAAMHVTTADIVSKVTETETTAEELGGSAVHAAETGLAQLTAATDVEAVELARAVVGYLPLNNKAASPLGAEGFGSGEDLDTFIPDDDNQPYDVADVVNAVTDGDFFELSAGFAGSVVTGFAHVGGRAVGVAATQPSVLAGCLTRDAARKAARFIRTCDAFNLPIVQFVDSPGFLPAVEEERAGSSAAAAALAYAFAEAQVGTITVVTRKAFGPSYALLGSKGLGADLVFAWPTAQIALADAPTAAEAIGTDAEQYAEENLNPYVATERGLVDAVIEPSATRARVLEGLRLLERKVAYPAQKKHGNIPL
- a CDS encoding UvrD-helicase domain-containing protein, with translation MTTQQTYLTAADIDAGDSLQTDINGRDFIQWTTDTNVFVQAGAGSGKTTTLIQRILTLIIDDGLTIDQFAAITFTEAAGGKLVSDLRAALTQVAREAKHTPFPGTETIFRKVTDDTEVKRRAQAALEGLPGAAIGTLHSFCLRLLKQYPLQAGLPPKVDKVDELRQQMDASLRVDHVLETLTQLVTGEPEAVDTVRRLKDKFGLDIDPEAITKDLETLIGEGVRMSALGDVARWMDEHWGDLGPTLQEPRWTAGDDAKLVREEFEFLRALDAAAASIPASDKLRAKLDEYLEEIQPYADGEASEVERVLWKPKLSRPGQSGAKNAWAKMDVSQSFADELENRGIEVDHDNPKNTAAAALENVHTKFDNRGKPGLIEAITHITPLLAALVLDAKDARLKRGTLEYHDMIFLAKQLVTAPENDRIREELHNTYRVIFVDEFQDTDPVQYEIVRVIAAGRLHASPVPGSLFMVGDPKQSIYRFRNADIDNYNAVKDTYKQDGSGEGVLVNLTQNFRSSERVVGAINALFAKVFSEVDPTPGAPTQASYEDMLPQKAKTAQLSDGTTATLPGKVVFVHSEEAAASSAAADRKTAEEEDIVAIVRAAVSNAGGEYFSHKLVEETDGDGTAVARPLTYSDIAILVHTHADSRRIQRALKRADIPYVSEGSTRLFLVPEINDLLTVLRAISDPADAFTQIAALRTALLGCSDAELAADAKGEPISDQVASKREWLRKKRASEGATDVGTLVRSIAAEFNLADSYIAQGKEDALGSLEQLLTLADQFARVTGLGLREFVRWADEQSEINNGAADPVLDNNADGVRIMTIHRSKGLEFPMVIVANLSQDYRTPSLAQGFSKDGKGVAKLQISNIQSPGYKPLKDYEAQADSDELKRLMYVALTRAESVLAVPLHVGKTSNGSWRKTKGTALMEAMQEVLDKAQGNGTADALAAAGITLVSRESLGNFDNVVLPAPARPEYAELAGREKAHEQAQKLLSTAAGTAPRVGVTTIAHATDQQAERAQKNQSPEDTSARTHAAKNELPTPQSRTGEAVRAQFEEAGWTVPAAARDVNANVTRDTTGTDFGSAVHEVMERLPNAGERTIEELARLAVEQFNLKDEAYADVLATARAFADSAPYKAAVAADQAHFELPVLRGIPLTDKAPDIAVNGYIDLLYKDGDSWVIADYKTDAYATKERMTSYFMQLELYARTLSEALGVPVSRLELIFVDGKNGGLATQVLTHDREGL
- a CDS encoding PD-(D/E)XK nuclease family protein → MTSAQSFPERRRQFSDRIVSAVRSAKSTDPLAPVTVLCGPGATDDVTAALAQSSTPFVNVEVQPLDVFIHNAAARLDKPRLQRSDVAAEVAAALRPDATVPSVFHELKLNDSAATLEGLTDAVYTLSTLPTTWRDQHGGSELPQIASQIGRDILTSLQERVYTYPEAVDAAARAAAEQKIIVVGDIALDPLSEWSLERIAADAQVVEAGEPAGAVERRSFVAELDEAKYVADAVVKALEGGAQLHELAVAYCDEAALPYLVRAFDEAGISYVAPTTAVWAQNPYFRALTLLLRIDPEEMNRRDLAALLATRAMNRDAEDPAPSISTFDAVTRNSKQQFYAGEDWQPKEIAEGGLHEQATEVVAWVNALASQLREVWAADSWRGLARQLRKVVDRRLRAPRAEETVYADEFFRALERQQGAIDRERAVDALAPLFEKAQPAVTRGLVRIGAPETLAGRNLHTAFIVGALDDALPGSITPSATITEGQSRLTAESFIASRRRALDAALRSAATAVITHPRSHQDGSGRTQPSQWVSLQELERGMTLTTSNEKDGIAAMPQLSTMLLTGQIAPLSDTDLSLIRTAHGLPKENVSLYRDIMGYRESGAHGDEPGAQFNGYTDSDIGLEFLNSQISNSALELFTESPQFFFIQRVLEKYVLEDRVRTLDMDARERGTMYHEIFERWTEDVLLGPDAPSEYAPAWWAGEGRVALDSIVEETLKKHQSARVNEAVWQGVQTGLWHDINRWYAKERAEFQAGWRPIAGELAFGGSERDGEERPAPTIHVPTGAGSSAPMSFQGVIDRVDYRIVQPDAEDESAEPYTEIRITDYKTGQQHSKVAKRLKVSPTGNPAEKHHFQLALYGWAVHHRFVENPDALDWFPEIAEAIASAPPVRQVHSRYWYFQAPEDKNGQLDITIDDEAIATLTTNLANIYQYIAAGIFPPRPLQPTQWGNDQQLRIGSAQYTAVTEALNEQGLTPLDITAEFAPEA